A part of Miscanthus floridulus cultivar M001 chromosome 6, ASM1932011v1, whole genome shotgun sequence genomic DNA contains:
- the LOC136458448 gene encoding uncharacterized protein, with product MAGRALGVLLAVAALLAATARAADDDKTQPWKCFRTCARGCHHHHDNGSSATVADFPSGDVANVFAVSAECKNGCQEDACFKDLPAISDTQCAMATCLSHPHHSKKKTACLKDCCEKCFRNSPPAPAPPTPGPPSPGSPTPGPGPKPPSPPN from the exons ATGGCGGGCAGGGCGCTCGGCGTTCTCCTGGCCGTGGCGGCGCTCCtcgcggcgacggcgagggcggCGGACGACGACAAAACGCAGCCCTGGAAGTGCTTCAGGACATGCGCCAGGggttgccaccaccaccacgacaacGGCTCATCTGCCACCGTGGCGGACTTCCCCTCCGGAGACGTCGCCAACGTCTTCGCCGTCTCCGCCGAGTGCAAGAACGGTTGCCAGGAGGACGCGTGCTTCAAGGACCTGCCGGCAATCAGCGACACGCAGTGCGCCATGGCCACCTGCCTCAGCCATCCGCACC ATAGCAAAAAGAAAACGGCGTGCTTGAAGGACTGCTGCGAGAAGTGCTTCCGCAATAGCCCACCTGCGCCTGCGCCACCTACGCCTGGCCCACCTTCGCCTGGCTCGCCTACGCCTGGTCCCGGCCCGAAGCCGCCATCTCCGCCAAATTAA